The Cognaticolwellia beringensis genome segment CTATTGAATTCGAACATCCTGTTATCGTCAATACTTGCCAAGCGATGAGTATGGACCTTTCCAGTTGTTCATTTATCAAAGAAATCAGTCGTGCACGTACTTTTGGTTTTATGAAAGACATTGAGTTTTTACGCTCGCATAATTTAGCACTGGGTGGCAGTTTAGAAAACGCCATCGTGTTAGACGAATACCGTATGTTGAACAAAGACGACTTGCGCTATGACGACGAATTCGTAAAACATAAAATTTTAGATGCTATTGGCGACTTGTACATGGGTGGCGTTAGTATTTTAGGTGAACTCAATGCCTTTAAATCTGGCCATGCATTAAATAACATATTGCTACGTGAAGTATTTAAGCAAGTAGACTGCTGGGAGTGGGTTACTTATGAAGATACCGCTGAGTCACCGATTCAATACCAAGAGATTAATGCAGCGGCTTTTTAATACCGCTGAATAATCACATTGAAAAATAGAAACCAGCCATGCGCTGGTTTTTTTATTTGAACAATAAGTCGGTAGAATTTTTTAGGTCAAACGTTGTGCCGATAATCTTGAGTCAGGATTTTAACGGATAGAAAACTAGCATTTTAGTCAGGATTATTTCTTCGCGTGGGCCGCCAGCTTTTCAAGCTTTTTACGTAAACTATCGGGTGCTGTTTCAGCTATTTTTAATAAATGCTCGGCAGTCGCGGCTGAAATTGTTGAATTAATGGCGTTAGGTATCACGGTTTTTTCCGGCATTTTATTGCGAAATGGGGTGATCTTAATTTCTACCTGATTAAAGACATTATCAGTTACTTGGGTTAATTCTCGACAAATATTCATTCTTTCGAATTGTAAACGTTGGCTCCAAACCGCCGAATTTACCTCAATTACGATGGCATTAGCCCTGAAATTTGCTATTTTCCAGACATCTGCTGGTAGGTCGGGGCAAATTTGTCGTACAATGTCAGACAATACTGTTAAAGAGTTGGTTTTTGCGGCTATTTGTGCCAAAGTGCCTGACGTTGAATTAAACAGCGCTGACATGTCTGTAGGGATTCTAGATTTTCTTGCCATGAGTCAGCTCTGAACTAAACGATGAATGAATTATGAGTTTAACATTACTATACCGCGGAAAGAACGTTAGATTTTCAATGAAGCTAAATAAGCTACATTGGTTATCTGCTCTGACTGCCTTTGCCTTAATTTCTGGTTTTATTGTCCATTTAATTGCTTCTGCGGATGACGTACCTCAAAACCCGACCTATGGCATGTCAAACCTACCAAGTACCGATGTTCCTAAAGTAGATAGTCAAGTCATTGCTGTCACCATGAAATTGGCAGAATTACAAAGCCAAGTGCTAAGGTTGAATGCCTTAGGTGACCGCTTAGCAGAAGAAGCTAGCATTCCAGATAATGAGTTTAATTTTCAGCAATCACCGCCTAGTGGTGGCCCAATGATCCATAGTAATGATGGTAAGCAAGAAAATTTAGAAGCATTGCTATTGAGTATTACCTCATTGGAACAAACGCTACATCATGAAGAAAAACAATTAAAAATGCTTGAATCTGTCAGTTTTGGGCACCATATAGAAAATACACGGTACTTATCTGGTCGACCAATAACTAAAGGTTGGTTGTCATCGTATTTTGGACTTCGTAAAGACCCTTTTAACGGTAAACCTGCAATGCATAAAGGTGTCGATT includes the following:
- a CDS encoding M23 family metallopeptidase; this encodes MSLTLLYRGKNVRFSMKLNKLHWLSALTAFALISGFIVHLIASADDVPQNPTYGMSNLPSTDVPKVDSQVIAVTMKLAELQSQVLRLNALGDRLAEEASIPDNEFNFQQSPPSGGPMIHSNDGKQENLEALLLSITSLEQTLHHEEKQLKMLESVSFGHHIENTRYLSGRPITKGWLSSYFGLRKDPFNGKPAMHKGVDFAGSENADIIATGSGVVSWAGDRYGYGKLIEINHGDGLKTRYGHNKLISVAVGDVVTKGQVIAKMGSTGRSTGPHVHYEILRNNRQIDPKQYVYRKAKE
- a CDS encoding DUF721 domain-containing protein; protein product: MARKSRIPTDMSALFNSTSGTLAQIAAKTNSLTVLSDIVRQICPDLPADVWKIANFRANAIVIEVNSAVWSQRLQFERMNICRELTQVTDNVFNQVEIKITPFRNKMPEKTVIPNAINSTISAATAEHLLKIAETAPDSLRKKLEKLAAHAKK